One Pongo abelii isolate AG06213 chromosome 12, NHGRI_mPonAbe1-v2.0_pri, whole genome shotgun sequence DNA segment encodes these proteins:
- the COX7A2L gene encoding cytochrome c oxidase subunit 7A-related protein, mitochondrial, with translation MLYRTTMALTVGGTIYCLIALYMASQPKNK, from the coding sequence ATGCTTTACCGGACCACCATGGCGCTGACTGTGGGAGGGACCATCTACTGCCTGATCGCCCTCTACATGGCTTCGCAGCCTAAAAACAAATGA